From the Osmerus eperlanus chromosome 19, fOsmEpe2.1, whole genome shotgun sequence genome, one window contains:
- the rnf128a gene encoding E3 ubiquitin-protein ligase RNF128a isoform X2 translates to MNPHRRFLPALLCLAAAQHAAESMSFWTTTITIFYWDSSANRTVLQSCSDCGLFGLQSPVTSVMGKLTVPEFHPQACDPHTSFNRTSRPWIALIERGNCTFSEKIRAASAEGASGVVIYNLPGTGDEMTPMVHHGTGDMVSIMIGHIRGLDIVNLVKKGYPVTMTIEVGKQHGPWMSHYSVFFVSISFFVVTAATVGYFIFYSARRLNSVRQQNNKQKHLKAEAKKAIGQLQVRTLKQGDEETGPDADTCAVCIDAYKPGDVLSILTCNHLFHKSCIEPWLLEHRTCPMCKCDILKTLGVAHPDDDESSRQTSVPPDFQSFPSVPEDAQSDTASSGYASVQGGEDHSSPPQRTPIFEVIPGQPDPGSVHIEIQPQYDNLAFEGDLQNQRAPRI, encoded by the exons ATGAATCCCCACCGACGCTtcctcccagctctcctctGTCTTGCGGCTGCTCAACATGCAGCGGAGAGTATGTCATTTTGGACGACCACGATCACGATCTTCTACTGGGACTCGAGTGCAAATCGAACCGTCCTGCAGAGTTGCTCAGACTGTGGGTTGTTTGGGCTCCAGTCGCCCGTCACCTCGGTGATGGGAAAGCTGACTGTGCCGGAGTTCCACCCCCAGGCCTGTGACCCCCACACCAGCTTTAACCGCACGTCCAGGCCCTGGATTGCCCTGATCGAGAGGGGGAACTGCACCTTCTCAGAGAAGATCAGGGCTGCTTCTGCTGAAGGGGCTTCTGGGGTGGTGATTTATAACCTCCCGGGCACGGGCGATGAGATGACCCCTATGGTACACCACG GGACTGGAGACATGGTCTCCATCATGATCGGTCACATCAGGGGCCTGGACATCGTTAACCTGGTGAAGAAGGGTTACCCCGTCACCATGACGATCGAGGTGGGCAAACAGCACGGGCCCTGGATGAGTCACTACTCTGTGTTCTTCGTGTCCATCTCCTTCTTCGTGGTGACTGCTGCCACAGTGGGATACTTCATCTTCTACTCAGCACGTCGCCTCAACAGTGTCCGCCAGCAGAACAACAAACAG AAACATCTCAAGGCTGAAGCCAAAAAGGCCATTGGTCAACTTCAGGTGCGGACCCTAAAACAGGGAGATGAG GAGACCGGGCCAGACGCTGACACCTGCGCTGTGTGCATCGACGCTTACAAACCTGGAGATGTGCTGTCCATTCTCACATGCAA TCACTTGTTTCATAAGAGCTGTATCGAGCCCTGGCTGCTGGAGCACAGGACGTGTCCCATGTGTAAATGTGACATCCTGAAGACTCTCGGGGTGGCG CACCCTGACGACGACGAGTCCAGCCGCCAGACGTCCGTCCCTCCAGACTTCCAGTCCTTCCCCAGCGTCCCCGAGGACGCCCAGAGCGACACAGCGTCCTCGGGGTACGCCTCCGTCCAGGGTGGGGAGGACCACAGCAGCCCGCCTCAGAGAACCCCCATATTTGAAG TTATTCCGGGCCAGCCTGATCCTGGTTCGGTCCACATAGAGATCCAGCCCCAATACGACAACCTGGCATTTGAGGGCGACCTCCAAAACCAACGGGCTCCCAGGATATGA
- the radx gene encoding RPA-related protein RADX yields MACSGVLEPLTEDTQVSFLHSTLEPFFAGKTLTLKCHAPVTVISLQRHLSAQQNSGSQQAPDSYNFDIIVTDGVYQAKCLLDQGLNHLVHKNVLRSGIDIHINHCSFIHNEKRLGQSFVCINRIECGSPLRESGILLEINDLDSIPMLSKNGLGDISLQNDAPLQIGRKHYLALWNNEDPEGAVWVPNINPPDVVLDVSKILFLRDLESSLGNAPRPIPIIVRIIHKSRLRYYGKFGLKIDYPFQAYFEVADQSGTMSLVLWNELCLEWYQRLNVGTVLYLQNYTLKPGYPNRSRPHINNSTMKSFHSVEICLNARNPTASVIVVPPKSVSFQWGLPEVVYTFTPRSELDNLSDNSACDVIGLVTFVGRAERVKHSGTTGPEKYWTYRWVHAVDGTSNLPFILEIFASSQPEMFNGICPMKYLVCTQMRMCRVEGSLPYLTSSCETQIFITGFHKGQPYVCDPCVRRFIQWTKTQRDSDILRRAVVGGHYCYPPAPRIFTQSVTDGSAEVPLVAADELKRELESLQYREHKRLAIQGRIMSVQYRNLPAEALTDQGQTVQCVGVSEAAAAEPETQMNRETLPSGGNNWNIGQKRKLPRRDVRRFYTTRSRTMAGSETGHGSAVDEPMDQEGSEEEEEEEEEEEGPVEGGTDPTSHTVSTEGDVPSWESASWSSLKREVAVHLHPAGLDADHFSHKFRVPDQQLLLQLINLHPARWTREQTSDPRTPLSHHGYYHLTILGINQQVAVDAVFLPVMSSEDPRAVGLPQDPHDNRLLSCLSAGCLCPLGDPQSLSETPTPDPEEILATAEELSEAPVVCVLDLCHLGEDRIEVVINKVYRMTDVALI; encoded by the exons ATGGCATGTAGTGGGGTTTTAGAGCCACTGACTGAAGACACTCAGGTGTCTTTCTTACATTCGACGTTGGAACCGTTTTTTGCTGGTAAAACGCTGACACTAAAATGTCATGCCCCTGTGACTGTCATCTCACTCCAGAGACATTTGTCTGCGCAGCAAAATTCTGGATCTCAGCAGGCACCTGATAGTTACAACTTTGACATAATTGTAACAGACGGAGTCTACCAGGCGAAATGCCTCCTTGATCAAGGGTTAAATCATTTGGTCCACAAAAACGTCCTTCGGAGTGGAATCGATATCCATATAAACCACTGCTCTTTTATTCACAACGAGAAGAGACTGGGTCAAAGTTTTGTTTGCATCAACAGGATCGAATGTGGTTCACCGTTACGGGAGTCTGGTATTTTACTTGAGATAAACGACCTTGATTCTATCCCTATGCTGTCTAAGAACGGTTTGGGTGACATTTCACTGCAGAACGATGCACCCCTTCAAATTGGTCGCAAGCATTACCTGGCCCTGTGGAACAACGAGGATCCAGAGGGCGCCGTGTGGGTTCCAAATATCAATCCGCCAGATGTAGTCCTGGATG TTTCCAAGATTCTGTTCCTCCGGGATCTGGAGTCGTCACTTGGAAACGCACCGCGACCCATCCCCATCATAGTGAGGATTATTCACAAGTCCAGGCTACGGTATTATGGGAAATTTGGACTCAAGATTGACTATCCATTCCAG GCATACTTTGAGGTTGCTGACCAGAGTGGAACGATGTCCCTTGTCCTCTGGAACGAGCTGTGTCTTGAGTGGTACCAGAGATTAAACGTAGGAACTGTGCTCTACCTCCAGAACTACACCCTCAAGCCAGGCTATCCCAACAGGTCACGGCCTCACATCAACAACAGCACAATGAAATCCTTCCACTCCGTAG aaatctgtctgaatgctcGTAATCCAACTGCCAGTGTAATTGTTGTCCCACCCAAAAGTGTGTCCTTTCAGTGGGGTCTGCCGGAGGTGGTCTATACCTTCACCCCCAG ATCCGAGTTGGATAATTTGTCTGACAATTCTGCCTGTGATGTCATTGGCCTGGTAACTTTCGTTGGTCGAGCAGAGAGAGTGAAGCATTCTGGGACCACTG GCCCAGAGAAATACTGGACTTACCGCTGGGTACATGCAGTCGATGGAACGTCAAACCTCCCTTTCATTTTGGAGATATTTGCTTCTTCGCAACCAGAAATGTTCAATGGAATATGTCCAA TGAAGTACTTGGTTTGTACTCAGATGAGAATGTGCCGTGTGGAAGGCTCTCTTCCCTACCTCACCAGCAGCTGTGAGACACAGATCTTTATCACGG GGTTTCACAAAGGCCAGCCTTATGTGTGTGACCCCTGCGTCCGGCGCTTCATCCAGTGGACCAAGACACAGAGGGACAGCGACATTCTGAGAAGAGCTGTTGTGGGCGGCCATTATTGCTACCCTCCCGCCCCCCGCATCTTCACTCAGTCTGTCACAGACGGCTCTG CTGAAGTACCTCTGGTAGCTGCTGATGAGCTGAAGAGAGAGTTGGAGTCACTTCAGTATCGGGAGCACAAAAGACTGGCAATTCAAGGCCGGATCATGTCTGTGCAGTACCGTAACCTGCCAGCggaggcactgacagaccagggACAG ACAGtccagtgtgttggtgtgagtgAGGCAGCTGCAGCAGAGCCAGAAACACAGATGAACAGGGAaacactgccctctggtggcAATAACTGGAACATCGGGCAGAAAAGAAAACTACCCAGGAG AGATGTGAGGAGATTCTACACCACTCGTTCACGGACGATGGCAGGAAG TGAAACTGGACATGGTTCTGCAGTGGATGAGCCCATGGATCAGGAGGgaagtgaggaggaagaggaggaggaggaggaagaggagggtcctGTAGAGGGTGGCACTGACCCCACCAGTCATACGGTCTCAACTG aggGGGACGTGCCTTCATGGGAGAGCGCTTCCTGGTCATCGCTGAAGAGAGAAGTGGCTGTGCACCTGCACCCTGCTGGACTGGATGCTGACCACTTCAGTCACAAGTTCAGAGTTCCCGACCAGCAGCTCCTCTTGCAGCTGAtcaacctccaccctgcccgATGGACACGGGAGCAGACCTCAGACCCCCGAACCCCGCTGAGCCACCACGGATACTACCACCTCACCATACTAG GTATAAACCAGCAGGTTGCCGTGGACGCAGTCTTCCTCCCTGTGATGTCTTCGGAGGATCCCAGGGCTGTGGGTTTACCTCAGGATCCCCATGACAACAGGTTGTTGTCCTGTCTGAGCGCGGGCTGCCTCTGCCCGCTTGGCGACCCCCAGAGCCTGAGCGAGACCCCAACGCCTGACCCAG AGGAGATTTTAGCTACTGCAGAGGAGCTAAGCGAGGCccctgttgtgtgtgtcctggaCCTCTGCCATCTAGGAGAAGACAGGATTGAAGTTGTCATCAACAAGGTGTATAGGATGACGGATGTGGCTTTGATTTAG
- the rnf128a gene encoding E3 ubiquitin-protein ligase RNF128a isoform X1 produces MERLAKRYFFSWLFVASSIQVSSLHFAQAIYICTAYLNVSFVDVESNETVWRHEESGLYGLDSPKMTVTGEVYVPRPMYGCQSDDAFYDVPNESKGWIALIQRGHGCSFSEKINVAASEGAIAVVIFNDLGTDRVIQMSHPGTGDMVSIMIGHIRGLDIVNLVKKGYPVTMTIEVGKQHGPWMSHYSVFFVSISFFVVTAATVGYFIFYSARRLNSVRQQNNKQKHLKAEAKKAIGQLQVRTLKQGDEETGPDADTCAVCIDAYKPGDVLSILTCNHLFHKSCIEPWLLEHRTCPMCKCDILKTLGVAHPDDDESSRQTSVPPDFQSFPSVPEDAQSDTASSGYASVQGGEDHSSPPQRTPIFEVIPGQPDPGSVHIEIQPQYDNLAFEGDLQNQRAPRI; encoded by the exons ATGGAACGGTTAGCAAAACGGTATTTTTTTTCATGGCTGTTTGTGGCTTCAAGTATCCAGGTATCGAGTTTACATTTTGcgcaggcgatttacatatgcaCAGCTTACCTTAATGTCTCTTTTGTTGATGTTGAAAGCAACGAAACTGTTTGGCGGCATGAAGAAAGCGGGCTTTATGGACTAGATTCTCCCAAAATGACAGTGACGGGGGAAGTCTATGTACCTCGTCCGATGTACGGCTGCCAGTCTGATGATGCATTTTATGATGTACCAAATGAGTCAAAGGGATGGATCGCGTTAATTCAGCGCGGTCATGGATGCAGTTTTTCCGAGAAGATCAATGTCGCGGCCAGCGAGGGGGCAATTGCAGTCGTGATTTTTAACGATCTTGGTACAGATAGAGTAATCCAAATGTCACACCCAG GGACTGGAGACATGGTCTCCATCATGATCGGTCACATCAGGGGCCTGGACATCGTTAACCTGGTGAAGAAGGGTTACCCCGTCACCATGACGATCGAGGTGGGCAAACAGCACGGGCCCTGGATGAGTCACTACTCTGTGTTCTTCGTGTCCATCTCCTTCTTCGTGGTGACTGCTGCCACAGTGGGATACTTCATCTTCTACTCAGCACGTCGCCTCAACAGTGTCCGCCAGCAGAACAACAAACAG AAACATCTCAAGGCTGAAGCCAAAAAGGCCATTGGTCAACTTCAGGTGCGGACCCTAAAACAGGGAGATGAG GAGACCGGGCCAGACGCTGACACCTGCGCTGTGTGCATCGACGCTTACAAACCTGGAGATGTGCTGTCCATTCTCACATGCAA TCACTTGTTTCATAAGAGCTGTATCGAGCCCTGGCTGCTGGAGCACAGGACGTGTCCCATGTGTAAATGTGACATCCTGAAGACTCTCGGGGTGGCG CACCCTGACGACGACGAGTCCAGCCGCCAGACGTCCGTCCCTCCAGACTTCCAGTCCTTCCCCAGCGTCCCCGAGGACGCCCAGAGCGACACAGCGTCCTCGGGGTACGCCTCCGTCCAGGGTGGGGAGGACCACAGCAGCCCGCCTCAGAGAACCCCCATATTTGAAG TTATTCCGGGCCAGCCTGATCCTGGTTCGGTCCACATAGAGATCCAGCCCCAATACGACAACCTGGCATTTGAGGGCGACCTCCAAAACCAACGGGCTCCCAGGATATGA